From Rhodoferax sp. AJA081-3, the proteins below share one genomic window:
- a CDS encoding Bax inhibitor-1/YccA family protein — protein MTDHITTLNPGQGYVASDAQQRNKVLRNTYWLLSLSMVPTVLGAWIGVATGVGAAMAAMSPWMGLIVFMGGAFGFMYAIEKFKNSAAGVPVLLAFTFFMGLMLSRLVGNILGLSNGASLIMTAFAGTGGIFMGMAALSSVIKRDLSSMGKFLFIGMIMVLVAAVANIFFQSPALMIALSVLVIGISSAFILYDLKRVKDGEETNYISATLGVYLSLYNIFANLLALLGIFGGERE, from the coding sequence ATGACAGACCACATCACTACTTTGAACCCGGGCCAAGGCTATGTAGCTTCGGACGCACAGCAGCGCAACAAGGTGCTGCGCAATACCTATTGGCTGTTGAGCCTCTCCATGGTGCCGACCGTTCTGGGTGCCTGGATCGGGGTGGCGACGGGCGTGGGCGCGGCCATGGCGGCGATGTCTCCATGGATGGGCCTCATCGTTTTCATGGGCGGGGCTTTTGGCTTCATGTACGCCATTGAGAAGTTCAAGAACTCCGCTGCTGGCGTACCTGTTCTGCTGGCGTTTACCTTTTTTATGGGCCTCATGTTGTCCCGTTTGGTAGGCAACATTCTGGGCCTGAGCAACGGCGCCAGTTTGATCATGACGGCATTTGCGGGCACGGGCGGTATCTTCATGGGCATGGCAGCCTTGTCGTCCGTCATCAAACGCGATCTGTCTTCGATGGGCAAATTCTTGTTCATCGGCATGATCATGGTCCTGGTAGCGGCTGTGGCGAATATCTTCTTTCAGAGCCCTGCCCTGATGATTGCTCTGTCGGTACTGGTGATCGGCATCTCTTCCGCATTCATTCTGTATGACCTGAAGCGCGTGAAAGATGGCGAGGAAACCAATTACATCTCGGCCACTTTGGGCGTGTACCTTAGTCTGTACAACATCTTCGCCAACCTGCTCGCTTTGTTGGGCATCTTTGGCGGCGAGCGCGAGTAA
- a CDS encoding heme-binding protein: MKTKSVLEFADVKAIAAAAEAEALKNNWAVSIAIVDDGGHLLWFQRLDGAAPISSHIAPGKARTAAVGRRETKVYEDMINGGRVSFLSAPDLNAMLEGGVPIVKDGQCLGAVGVSGVKSSEDAQIAKAGIAALGL; encoded by the coding sequence ATGAAAACCAAATCTGTACTTGAATTTGCCGATGTCAAAGCCATTGCCGCCGCTGCCGAAGCCGAGGCTCTGAAGAACAACTGGGCCGTCAGCATCGCGATTGTGGACGACGGCGGTCACCTGTTGTGGTTCCAGCGCCTGGACGGAGCTGCACCCATCTCGTCCCACATTGCGCCGGGCAAGGCCCGTACTGCTGCTGTAGGCCGGCGCGAGACCAAGGTTTACGAAGACATGATCAATGGTGGTCGTGTGTCGTTCCTGAGCGCACCAGACCTGAACGCCATGCTCGAAGGCGGCGTGCCGATTGTGAAAGACGGCCAGTGCCTCGGGGCGGTTGGTGTGAGCGGGGTCAAATCCAGCGAAGACGCACAGATCGCCAAGGCCGGTATCGCCGCGCTGGGGCTGTAA
- a CDS encoding DUF2325 domain-containing protein: MCESNPKPAPASATIGSRRRRLWDLSHECHCPVVGVCIPLDTLRSIVNKALGGKALADDYEIHVGAVAECRHRNRLSEALHDELERRYAHDVRLFKTAKTVRDVADLWSQAIRRGDVAGAFWAALVHPRCDAVMQEVLCRDMHMLQHQAGANARLDVARFSAVLDENAVLARELARVQERSTRLLAEKSAEIARLAAQHMRVQADNISMESRIAFLTEDLTTLKASNPQLDARTRLQKKLDQTTARMAELEEQNAALRHKLATAAKALDALHTEPPQTTLADTPQRSAPRVSPVTLYLKQKTVLCVGGRTGNIANYRNLIERVGGRFAHHDGGLEDNQSVLDASLAAADLVICQTGCISHNAYWKVKDFCKRTGKRCVFVENPSTSSLVRGLAQMTEQGAAVPAIGLDEMRL; encoded by the coding sequence GTGTGTGAATCCAATCCAAAACCGGCGCCGGCGAGCGCAACCATCGGCTCCAGGCGCCGCAGGCTCTGGGACCTGAGCCACGAATGCCACTGCCCGGTGGTGGGCGTTTGTATACCGCTCGACACCCTGCGCAGCATCGTCAACAAGGCGCTCGGCGGCAAGGCCCTGGCCGATGACTACGAAATCCATGTGGGAGCCGTGGCCGAGTGCCGGCACCGCAACCGCCTGTCCGAAGCCCTGCACGACGAGCTGGAACGGCGCTACGCGCACGACGTGCGGCTTTTCAAGACCGCCAAAACTGTGCGCGATGTGGCAGACCTGTGGAGCCAGGCCATACGCCGGGGCGACGTGGCCGGTGCCTTTTGGGCCGCACTGGTACACCCCCGCTGCGACGCTGTCATGCAAGAAGTGTTGTGCCGCGACATGCATATGCTGCAACACCAGGCCGGTGCCAATGCGCGACTGGATGTCGCCCGTTTCAGCGCCGTGCTCGACGAAAACGCGGTGCTGGCCCGCGAGCTGGCGCGTGTGCAGGAGCGCAGCACCCGCCTGCTGGCCGAAAAATCGGCCGAGATCGCACGTTTGGCAGCACAGCACATGCGTGTGCAGGCCGACAACATCAGCATGGAAAGCCGCATCGCCTTTCTGACGGAAGACCTGACCACTCTAAAGGCCTCCAACCCCCAACTGGATGCCCGTACACGTTTGCAAAAGAAGCTGGACCAGACGACCGCACGCATGGCCGAGCTGGAAGAGCAGAACGCAGCCCTGCGCCATAAACTGGCCACGGCCGCCAAGGCGCTGGACGCCCTGCATACCGAGCCACCCCAGACCACCCTGGCGGACACCCCACAACGCAGCGCACCCCGTGTGTCACCGGTGACGCTGTACCTGAAGCAAAAAACCGTGCTCTGTGTGGGCGGGCGCACCGGCAACATCGCCAACTACCGCAACCTGATCGAGCGGGTAGGGGGCCGGTTTGCCCACCACGACGGCGGGCTGGAAGACAACCAGAGCGTGCTCGACGCCAGCCTGGCCGCCGCCGACCTGGTGATCTGCCAGACCGGCTGCATCAGCCACAACGCCTACTGGAAGGTGAAGGATTTCTGCAAACGCACCGGCAAACGCTGCGTGTTTGTAGAGAACCCCAGCACATCGTCTCTGGTGCGGGGGCTGGCGCAGATGACAGAGCAGGGCGCCGCGGTACCGGCCATTGGTTTGGATGAAATGAGGCTGTAG
- a CDS encoding TonB-dependent siderophore receptor, which yields MTQSQAFKPKHTLAPVGTTSSATHSVAYSLDVKHLPLGALLLMGSLGAIAQTSTPAETKTLKPVVIKETAVAPEGKDGVRATTSGIGKVNQALRDIPQSVTVVTEKLVDDRNLDTLKDVLHNTAGVTFLAAEGGEEDIRLRGFSLATSGDIFVDGMRDPAFYDRDTFNNDRIELLRGSASMLFGRGSTGGAVNQVSKAPRAMNENEVTTTLGNFNYARITGDFNVQTGENAALRINAMATKADNNGAGSSINKKGLAAAYRFGIGTADEFSVGLYALDNNNGMNYGLPWIRPTASAPVSATTINDKLDPSAYFGMASDYSAGTAKYLTASHLHRFDSNTELKTVLRKGAYTRDQRAGTVRFCQRSTNATTGVVTNPECPTLAVALDTFGPNTILTRGNQAKIQNLDSLYGQSDYSQKLTAWGMKHEILAGLDFARETKDVFAASGVTKPKTTAGRPFDGASLNEAARTTTRTSAFEAQNIGVYAQDMVQVAPAWKVLAGLRYDSMRGNFDTINATGRVTASYAQTIGDWSERVGVLYQPNPLHSYHMSWGTSFNTSADTYSYSALSANTAPEQSRNFEIGAKLDTADKRFTTRLALFQSTKFNERNTDPDSAATAFLLSGKRHASGLEVDLTGHLTPQWEVFGSYMWMPDAVIDIASPTAGAGDRAGERPALTPIHSGTVWTTYQINGQWRVGAGINFRGEQSANRNPGWMAPAYTTVDLMTEYTFNEKVSLKGNVTNINNVLYADSLYSGHYIPGSGRNAQLTLNLKF from the coding sequence ATGACCCAAAGCCAAGCATTTAAGCCAAAACACACTCTAGCCCCCGTCGGCACTACATCAAGCGCTACACATTCCGTAGCATACAGCCTGGATGTCAAACACCTGCCCCTGGGTGCTTTGCTGTTGATGGGTTCGCTGGGCGCCATCGCGCAGACCAGCACACCGGCTGAGACCAAGACGCTCAAGCCCGTGGTGATCAAGGAAACCGCAGTCGCCCCCGAAGGCAAAGACGGCGTGCGCGCCACCACCTCCGGCATCGGCAAGGTCAACCAGGCCCTGCGCGACATCCCCCAATCTGTGACCGTGGTCACCGAAAAGCTGGTGGATGACCGCAACCTGGACACGCTGAAAGATGTGTTGCACAACACCGCGGGCGTGACCTTCCTGGCTGCCGAAGGTGGAGAAGAGGACATCCGCCTGCGCGGCTTCTCGCTGGCGACCAGTGGTGACATTTTTGTGGACGGCATGCGCGACCCGGCCTTCTACGACCGCGACACCTTCAACAACGACCGCATCGAACTGCTGCGCGGTTCGGCCTCCATGTTGTTTGGCCGTGGCTCCACAGGCGGTGCGGTCAACCAGGTGTCCAAGGCGCCCCGCGCCATGAACGAAAACGAAGTGACCACCACGCTGGGTAACTTCAACTACGCGCGTATCACCGGCGACTTCAACGTGCAGACGGGCGAAAACGCGGCGCTGCGCATCAACGCCATGGCCACCAAGGCCGACAACAATGGCGCCGGCAGCAGCATCAACAAAAAGGGCCTTGCCGCCGCCTACCGTTTTGGCATTGGCACCGCTGACGAATTTTCCGTTGGCCTGTACGCCCTGGACAACAACAATGGCATGAACTACGGCCTGCCGTGGATCAGGCCCACGGCCAGCGCGCCCGTGTCGGCCACCACCATCAACGACAAGCTGGACCCCAGCGCCTACTTCGGCATGGCCAGCGACTACAGCGCCGGCACCGCCAAATACCTCACCGCCAGCCACCTGCACCGTTTTGACAGCAACACAGAGCTGAAGACCGTGCTCCGCAAGGGTGCCTACACGCGCGACCAGCGTGCTGGCACCGTGCGCTTCTGCCAGCGCAGCACCAACGCCACCACCGGCGTGGTGACCAACCCCGAGTGCCCAACCCTAGCCGTCGCCCTGGACACCTTTGGCCCCAACACCATCCTGACCCGTGGCAACCAGGCCAAGATCCAGAACCTGGATTCGCTGTACGGCCAGAGCGACTACAGCCAGAAGTTGACCGCTTGGGGCATGAAACACGAGATCCTGGCGGGCCTGGACTTTGCCCGCGAAACCAAGGACGTGTTCGCCGCGTCCGGCGTGACCAAACCCAAGACCACGGCAGGTCGCCCGTTTGACGGTGCGTCGCTCAACGAGGCGGCACGCACAACAACCCGCACCAGCGCTTTCGAGGCGCAAAACATCGGTGTCTACGCACAGGACATGGTCCAGGTCGCACCCGCATGGAAAGTGCTGGCCGGCCTGCGCTACGACAGCATGCGTGGCAACTTCGACACGATCAACGCCACTGGCCGGGTCACCGCCAGCTACGCCCAGACCATTGGCGACTGGAGCGAGCGTGTGGGCGTGCTGTACCAGCCCAACCCCCTGCACTCGTACCACATGTCGTGGGGCACGTCGTTCAATACCTCGGCCGACACCTACTCCTACAGCGCCCTGAGCGCCAACACCGCACCCGAGCAAAGCCGCAACTTCGAGATCGGCGCCAAGCTGGACACGGCAGACAAACGTTTCACCACGCGCCTGGCGCTGTTCCAGTCCACCAAGTTCAACGAACGCAACACCGACCCCGATTCGGCGGCCACCGCCTTCCTGCTGTCGGGCAAGCGCCACGCCAGTGGTCTGGAGGTTGACCTGACCGGCCACCTGACACCCCAGTGGGAGGTGTTTGGCTCTTACATGTGGATGCCCGATGCCGTGATCGACATCGCATCGCCCACCGCGGGCGCGGGTGACCGTGCCGGTGAGCGCCCCGCACTGACCCCCATCCACAGCGGTACCGTATGGACCACCTACCAGATCAACGGCCAGTGGCGCGTGGGTGCCGGTATCAACTTCCGCGGTGAACAATCGGCCAACCGCAACCCCGGCTGGATGGCACCGGCCTACACCACGGTGGACCTGATGACCGAATACACCTTCAACGAAAAGGTGTCGCTCAAGGGCAATGTGACCAACATCAACAACGTGTTGTATGCGGACTCCCTGTACTCGGGCCACTACATCCCCGGTTCGGGCCGCAATGCCCAACTGACGCTGAACCTCAAGTTCTAG
- a CDS encoding energy transducer TonB, with amino-acid sequence MSRNLRIVGIVLLLHVGALWALQAGLLRRVVEVFVPAQVLVEMHTPQEDKPAPPPPVPTPIKTRQTPVTPPTPLAVTTPTPQPSEITLAPVDPSPPVTAAVKASSNATATATTAAPPAPPKVELPSSDADYLNNPFPPYPALSKRMGEQGKVIIRTLIGADGTAQDASVFKSSGFDRLDQAALATARKWRYVPGKRAGVAEAMWFNVPFTFVLE; translated from the coding sequence ATGAGCCGAAATTTACGAATCGTTGGGATCGTGCTGCTGTTGCACGTGGGTGCCTTGTGGGCGCTGCAAGCCGGCCTTTTGCGCCGGGTGGTGGAAGTGTTTGTACCGGCCCAGGTGCTGGTGGAGATGCACACACCCCAGGAAGACAAACCCGCGCCACCGCCCCCTGTACCAACACCCATCAAGACCCGGCAGACACCGGTCACGCCGCCCACCCCTTTGGCGGTGACGACACCCACACCACAGCCATCGGAGATCACGCTGGCACCGGTGGACCCGTCCCCACCGGTCACCGCCGCTGTAAAAGCGTCCAGCAATGCCACGGCAACTGCGACCACAGCAGCACCCCCGGCACCCCCCAAGGTGGAGCTGCCGTCCAGCGACGCCGACTACCTGAACAACCCATTTCCGCCCTACCCTGCATTAAGCAAACGCATGGGTGAACAGGGCAAGGTCATTATCCGCACCCTGATTGGTGCAGACGGCACGGCGCAAGACGCCAGCGTCTTCAAATCCAGCGGTTTTGACCGCCTGGACCAGGCCGCACTGGCCACTGCTCGCAAATGGCGCTACGTGCCCGGCAAACGTGCCGGCGTGGCCGAGGCCATGTGGTTCAACGTGCCATTTACCTTTGTTTTGGAGTAA
- a CDS encoding DUF4112 domain-containing protein → MPDEHLRDQAALARLERYATLMDARFRVPGTRIRIGLDPIIGLLPGIGDVLGLALSLYVVVEAIRLGVSKRVLFKMLRNVALEALVGVVPVLGDVFDIAFKANLRNAAMLKTYIEDRLQPTPVRTPRRWQQWIVLVAFAALILVLLLALRQLFAPVWQGVFG, encoded by the coding sequence ATGCCGGACGAACACCTGAGAGACCAAGCGGCGCTGGCACGGCTGGAACGCTACGCGACGCTGATGGATGCGCGCTTTCGGGTGCCCGGGACGCGGATTCGTATCGGCTTGGACCCCATCATCGGCCTGCTGCCGGGCATAGGCGACGTGTTGGGTCTTGCACTCTCGCTTTATGTCGTGGTTGAGGCAATACGCCTGGGCGTATCCAAGCGTGTGTTGTTCAAGATGTTGCGCAATGTGGCACTGGAAGCCCTGGTAGGCGTGGTGCCGGTGCTCGGAGACGTTTTCGACATCGCCTTCAAGGCCAATCTGCGCAACGCGGCAATGCTGAAGACTTATATCGAGGATCGTCTGCAGCCGACTCCGGTTCGCACCCCGCGGCGCTGGCAGCAGTGGATAGTGCTGGTCGCGTTCGCCGCACTGATCTTGGTGTTATTGCTGGCCCTGCGGCAGCTTTTTGCGCCGGTGTGGCAGGGGGTCTTTGGCTAA
- the hemP gene encoding hemin uptake protein HemP, whose translation MNVIPKVPGHNEQTPAPVDSSAGHKPSASARVARMPSTALFSGAQEVEIEHHGTVYRLRQTALGKLILTK comes from the coding sequence ATGAATGTTATTCCCAAAGTTCCAGGCCATAACGAACAGACGCCAGCTCCCGTGGATTCTTCAGCGGGCCACAAACCATCGGCCTCTGCACGTGTGGCACGGATGCCCAGCACTGCGCTGTTCTCTGGCGCCCAGGAGGTGGAGATTGAGCACCATGGCACGGTCTACCGTTTGCGCCAGACGGCATTGGGAAAACTGATATTGACCAAGTAA
- a CDS encoding MotA/TolQ/ExbB proton channel family protein: MDSQLGLVAVWAQGDWIIKSVAVLLLGMSFASWVVILIKALDIFKYKSLAKRTENFWHSAAFADGVAELGPQDGNPFVQLAQAGREATAHHRHTQTQLHDTLDVSDWISRTLRNSIDDSTARFQSGLAILASVGSTAPFVGLFGTVWGIYHALVGIGASGQATIDKVAGPIGEALIMTALGLAVAIPAVLGYNALVRGNKSILTKLNRFAHDLHAYFVTGARVGNNPADGKIIAMKKA; encoded by the coding sequence ATGGATTCGCAACTCGGATTAGTCGCCGTCTGGGCCCAAGGGGACTGGATCATCAAGTCAGTGGCCGTGCTGCTGCTGGGCATGTCCTTTGCCTCGTGGGTTGTCATCCTGATCAAGGCGCTGGACATCTTCAAGTACAAGTCTTTGGCCAAACGCACCGAAAACTTCTGGCACAGCGCAGCCTTTGCCGACGGTGTAGCCGAACTGGGCCCACAAGACGGCAACCCCTTTGTGCAACTGGCCCAAGCCGGGCGCGAAGCCACGGCCCACCACCGCCACACCCAGACCCAGTTGCACGACACGCTGGACGTCAGCGACTGGATCAGCCGCACCCTGCGCAACTCCATCGACGACAGCACGGCGCGTTTCCAGAGCGGCCTGGCCATCCTGGCATCGGTGGGCTCCACAGCCCCCTTTGTCGGTCTGTTTGGCACAGTCTGGGGCATTTACCACGCGCTGGTGGGCATTGGTGCATCCGGCCAGGCCACCATCGACAAGGTCGCAGGTCCTATCGGCGAGGCGCTGATCATGACCGCCCTGGGTCTGGCCGTGGCCATCCCCGCGGTGCTGGGCTACAACGCCCTGGTGCGGGGCAACAAATCCATCCTGACCAAGCTCAACCGCTTTGCGCACGACCTGCACGCCTACTTTGTGACCGGCGCCCGCGTCGGCAACAACCCGGCCGACGGCAAGATCATTGCCATGAAGAAAGCCTAA
- a CDS encoding biopolymer transporter ExbD, with the protein MAFGMQEATSDDDTEVMNEINMTPLVDVMLVLLIIFIITVPVMKHAINVELPQASSERQNLKPETIQLSVDAQGAYFLNQTAVTEDALVSQLQAEAAKQPQPELHIRGDKAVRYEFVAQAMATAKQAGLHKIGFITEPRH; encoded by the coding sequence ATGGCATTCGGAATGCAAGAAGCCACGAGCGACGACGACACCGAGGTCATGAACGAGATCAACATGACGCCGCTGGTCGACGTGATGCTGGTGCTGCTCATCATCTTCATCATCACCGTGCCGGTGATGAAACATGCCATCAATGTGGAACTGCCGCAGGCCAGCAGCGAGCGGCAGAACCTCAAGCCCGAGACCATCCAGCTCAGCGTGGATGCCCAGGGTGCCTACTTTTTGAACCAGACTGCGGTGACGGAAGATGCACTGGTCAGCCAGCTGCAGGCCGAGGCCGCCAAACAGCCCCAGCCGGAACTGCATATCCGCGGTGACAAAGCCGTGCGTTATGAATTTGTCGCCCAGGCCATGGCCACGGCCAAGCAGGCGGGATTACACAAGATCGGTTTCATCACCGAGCCCAGGCACTGA
- a CDS encoding tetratricopeptide repeat protein codes for MRPLTIDLPLSKEDLDRLTPAEWQTVIGSNPCDAAQWMTHSAALGNANAQTVLGQWLLDGHGQERAPQQAFAWFLKAATQGQPMGMNMAGRCFENGWGTELDNFVAANWYRQAAHKGLDAGMYNYANVLAAGKGVAQNHAHALEWYRRAADLGHAKSMTKIGRYYEDGLVVARDLDAAFFSYGEGAQGGDFRGQFNYAGMLAARGRMEEALHWLRKVPLTATTGYRFQAGKELLQSPHPAFQAIGQQMLDSLTPAAVA; via the coding sequence ATGCGCCCTCTCACCATTGACCTGCCCCTGTCCAAAGAAGACCTGGACCGCCTGACGCCCGCAGAGTGGCAAACCGTCATAGGCTCCAACCCCTGCGACGCAGCGCAATGGATGACCCATAGTGCAGCCCTGGGCAATGCCAATGCACAAACGGTGTTGGGCCAGTGGCTGCTGGACGGGCATGGCCAGGAGCGTGCGCCGCAGCAGGCTTTTGCCTGGTTTTTGAAAGCGGCCACACAGGGCCAGCCCATGGGCATGAACATGGCCGGCCGCTGTTTTGAGAACGGCTGGGGCACCGAGCTTGACAACTTTGTGGCCGCCAACTGGTACCGCCAGGCGGCCCACAAGGGCCTGGATGCCGGCATGTACAACTATGCCAATGTACTGGCCGCAGGCAAAGGGGTGGCCCAGAACCATGCACACGCCCTGGAGTGGTACCGCAGGGCCGCCGACCTGGGCCATGCCAAGTCCATGACCAAGATAGGCCGCTACTACGAGGATGGCCTGGTCGTTGCACGCGACCTGGATGCAGCCTTCTTCTCATACGGCGAAGGTGCACAGGGCGGCGACTTTCGCGGCCAGTTCAACTACGCCGGCATGCTGGCCGCGCGTGGGCGCATGGAGGAAGCGTTGCACTGGCTGCGCAAGGTGCCGCTTACCGCCACCACCGGTTACCGCTTTCAGGCAGGCAAGGAGCTGCTGCAATCGCCCCACCCGGCGTTTCAGGCGATTGGGCAGCAGATGCTGGACAGTTTGACGCCTGCCGCCGTGGCCTGA
- a CDS encoding serine hydrolase yields MVRKTNITLCTLIALASLLAPAVGAQGLAKPAFRDITEPPQGKLGEQVAAMIAAINANDPKVAHDFVERYLTPSVATGKALDARAASLMQAFRSSSGVDFYSVRAAVDSGGSPHTVNTVVLKERLHGGWMAAKLVMDPGNAPRIRSIAFDHARPPASTSTAAMTEVQMLERVNASLDRECANDKFSGALLIARADQVLLKRACGEASMRYHVKNDVDTKFNLGSMNKMFTAVAIAQLVEQGRVSYDDPVSKYVDKSWLPKRITDRITVHHLLTHTSGLGSYFNDKFENSSRELFREVNDFKPLLQGDDPSFPPGQRFQYSNSGMLLLGVVIEKASGKKYFDYVREHIFKPAGMKDTDSYAMDEPVENLAMGYTSESREKVHWKENTFMHVIKGGPAGGGFSTVGDLHRFAQALQVGNLVNPESRARLWTNQSDRGYGYGFKIGAYPNGLDVGHNGGFPGISGDLTIFVDQGYVVAVLSNRDHEALVMSGRLRAWITQIPAAD; encoded by the coding sequence ATGGTACGAAAAACAAACATTACTTTGTGCACTCTCATCGCGCTTGCCAGCTTGCTCGCACCAGCGGTTGGCGCGCAGGGTTTGGCAAAGCCAGCTTTCCGAGACATCACCGAACCACCGCAGGGAAAGTTGGGCGAGCAAGTGGCCGCGATGATTGCCGCCATCAACGCCAACGATCCCAAAGTGGCACATGACTTTGTCGAGCGCTATCTAACTCCTTCCGTTGCGACGGGGAAAGCGTTGGACGCACGCGCAGCATCATTGATGCAGGCGTTTCGGTCTTCCTCTGGCGTAGATTTCTATTCAGTCAGGGCTGCCGTGGATTCGGGCGGGTCGCCACACACGGTCAACACCGTGGTGTTGAAGGAACGCCTGCACGGTGGCTGGATGGCTGCAAAACTTGTGATGGATCCCGGCAACGCGCCGCGCATCCGGAGCATTGCGTTTGACCATGCCCGCCCGCCTGCGAGCACCAGCACGGCGGCAATGACAGAAGTGCAAATGCTGGAACGTGTGAATGCCAGTTTGGACCGTGAGTGTGCAAACGACAAGTTCTCTGGCGCCTTATTGATTGCGCGCGCCGATCAGGTGTTGCTCAAGAGAGCATGTGGCGAAGCGAGCATGCGTTACCACGTGAAGAACGACGTCGATACCAAGTTCAATCTTGGCTCCATGAACAAGATGTTCACCGCCGTTGCCATCGCGCAGCTGGTCGAGCAGGGGCGGGTCTCTTACGATGATCCGGTCAGCAAATATGTTGACAAAAGCTGGCTGCCCAAGCGCATTACGGACCGCATCACGGTTCACCATTTGCTAACGCATACCTCGGGATTGGGAAGTTATTTCAACGATAAATTTGAAAATAGTTCTCGCGAGCTATTCCGTGAAGTAAACGACTTCAAGCCCCTTTTGCAGGGCGACGACCCAAGCTTTCCACCGGGCCAAAGATTTCAATACAGCAATAGCGGGATGCTGCTACTCGGGGTGGTGATCGAAAAAGCCAGTGGCAAAAAATACTTTGACTATGTACGCGAGCATATCTTCAAGCCGGCCGGGATGAAGGATACCGACAGCTACGCCATGGATGAGCCGGTTGAGAATCTGGCAATGGGCTACACCTCGGAATCGAGGGAGAAGGTGCATTGGAAAGAAAACACTTTTATGCATGTGATCAAGGGTGGCCCTGCGGGCGGCGGGTTTTCCACTGTTGGTGATCTGCACCGATTTGCGCAGGCACTTCAAGTCGGAAACTTGGTTAATCCCGAGTCGCGCGCCAGGCTCTGGACCAATCAATCTGACCGAGGGTATGGCTATGGTTTTAAGATCGGCGCGTACCCTAATGGACTTGATGTGGGCCATAACGGCGGTTTTCCTGGCATCAGTGGAGATCTCACCATATTTGTTGACCAGGGTTATGTAGTGGCAGTGTTATCCAATCGTGATCACGAGGCTCTCGTCATGAGCGGCCGTTTGCGTGCGTGGATCACGCAAATCCCGGCGGCAGATTGA
- a CDS encoding Fe2+-dependent dioxygenase: MLLHLPNILTPEEVQHAQTLLASAPWGDGRKGAGELARQVKNNEQLDHDCEAARAIRTMVLAALDRSPLFFSAALPKRVFPPRLNRYGGDSNYYGNHIDGAVRYMPETGQRVRTDVSCTLFLSDPDSYDGGELCIADTYGEQSVKLPAGHIVLYPGTSLHQVKPVTRGHRLACFFWMESMVRSDEQRRLLYELDMNLLALRQRHGDSAETTALTGVYHNLLRMWADT; encoded by the coding sequence ATGCTGCTCCATCTACCCAACATACTGACGCCTGAAGAGGTGCAACACGCACAGACGCTGCTCGCCAGTGCGCCCTGGGGCGATGGGCGCAAAGGTGCGGGCGAGTTGGCGCGCCAGGTCAAGAACAACGAACAGTTGGACCATGACTGCGAGGCCGCGCGCGCCATTCGCACCATGGTGCTGGCTGCTTTGGACCGCAGCCCTTTGTTCTTCTCGGCCGCCCTGCCCAAACGGGTGTTCCCGCCGCGCCTGAACCGTTATGGCGGTGACAGCAACTACTACGGCAACCACATCGACGGTGCCGTACGTTATATGCCCGAGACCGGACAGCGGGTGCGCACCGATGTCTCGTGCACCCTCTTCTTATCCGACCCCGATAGCTACGATGGGGGCGAACTCTGCATCGCCGACACCTATGGCGAGCAGTCGGTCAAATTGCCCGCAGGGCATATCGTGCTGTACCCCGGCACCAGCCTGCACCAGGTCAAACCTGTCACCCGCGGCCACCGCCTGGCCTGCTTCTTCTGGATGGAGAGCATGGTGCGCAGTGACGAACAGCGTCGCCTGCTCTACGAGCTGGACATGAACCTGCTGGCCCTGCGCCAGCGCCATGGCGATTCTGCCGAAACCACCGCACTCACCGGTGTCTACCACAACCTCCTGCGCATGTGGGCGGATACATAA